A window of the Phaseolus vulgaris cultivar G19833 chromosome 5, P. vulgaris v2.0, whole genome shotgun sequence genome harbors these coding sequences:
- the LOC137836143 gene encoding uncharacterized protein: MRVSGITSRSVGYSYGFVIVILRSDTWTGKRERMTYVLLGCEGGGKYRRYKKEVDVSRTGSRKCECPFRLRGKPVKGGKGWMVELICGSHNHDLAETMVGHPYAGRLSIEEKVMVEDMTKTLVKPRNILLTMKERNEKNVTTIKHVYNAITVHRRSQRGHRTEMQQLMLLLERDRYVHWCMCDEVSNIVQDIFWTHPDSVKLVNSFNIVILMDSTYKTNKYRMPLLEVVGITSTGLTFSVAFCLLATEKENNFFWALDRLKGLFLRVDSCRRVVVCDRDVALMNAIRMVFPKAYNLLCRFHIDKNVKAKCKMLVHPREGWDQVMEVWGSVVDCDIVEAFEDRVNALRVVCSPWPIFVDYVMDTWLRPHKEKFVKAWIDKVMHLGNTTSNRVEAEHWSLKRVLQNSMGDLCFRWDSINKMIILQHNAIKASFPKSLHVVGHRFKVTTYKKLLGFVSKYALNLISEELDRVKSVGFDKSRCGCSLTCTHGLPCACQLASFGVGSIPLKSVHVMWTRLSFEDIATEQSSSELSIDKEFEVIAKRFKELDVAGKVNIKSKLQDIAFPEKTSIYAPDHKVKAKGAVKMSRPTKFMRSTKRIPSYFEHVDFLHSQHDSCASKKSNEESLPEIVPAKCIPFLDQFPVGYHPYIVDVVDVKADGHCGYRAVAAQLGMGEESWLLSE, encoded by the coding sequence ATGAGAGTTAGTGGAATTACATCAAGAAGTGTTGGCTATAGTTATGggtttgttattgttatattaagGTCAGATACATGGACGGGCAAACGAGAAAGGATGACCTATGTATTGTTAGGTTGTGAGGGAGGAGGTAAATACAGACGGTATAAAAAAGAAGTAGATGTCAGTCGAACTGGAAGTAGGAAGTGTGAGTGTCCTTTCAGATTGCGAGGCAAACCAGTCAAAGGTGGTAAAGGGTGGATGGTTGAATTAATTTGTGGTTCTCACAATCATGACTTGGCAGAGACAATGGTGGGTCATCCGTATGCTGGAAGGTTAAGTATAGAGGAAAAGGTTATGGTTGAGGATATGACTAAAACTTTGGTGAAGCcaagaaatattttactaaccatgaaagagagaaatgagaagaatgTGACAACAATTAAGCATGTTTATAATGCAATCACTGTTCACCGAAGATCACAACGAGGTCACAGAACAGAAATGCAACAACTGATGTTGTTACTAGAGCGAGACAGGTACGTGCATTGGTGTATGTGTGATGAGGTCTCTAATATTGTGCAAGATATATTTTGGACACACCCAGATTCAGTAAAATTGGTGAACTCATTTAACATTGTCATATTAATGGATAGTACGTACAAGACGAACAAGTATAGGATGCCGTTACTTGAGGTTGTTGGGATTACGTCTACAGGTTTGACTTTCTCCGTTGCATTTTGTTTACTAGcaacagaaaaggaaaataattttttttgggcCCTTGACAGACTTAAAGGGTTGTTTTTAAGAGTTGATTCATGTCGTAGGGTGGTGGTATGTGATAGAGATGTTGCCTTAATGAATGCAATTAGAATGGTGTTTCCTAAAGCTTATAATTTGCTCTGTCGGtttcacattgataaaaatgtgaaagcaaaatgtaaaatgttggtGCATCCAAGAGAGGGATGGGATCAAGTAATGGAAGTGTGGGGATCTGTTGTGGATTGTGATATTGTTGAGGCCTTTGAAGATCGTGTCAATGCTCTTCGAGTTGTCTGTTCTCCATGGCCTATATTTGTTGATTATGTGATGGATACATGGTTACGTCcacataaagaaaaatttgtcaaGGCATGGATAGATAAGGTGATGCACTTAGGAAACACAACAAGTAACAGAGTTGAGGCGGAACACTGGAGCCTAAAGAGAGTTCTTCAGAATTCGATGGGGGATTTATGTTTCCGCTGGGATTCCATCAATAAGATGATTATTTTACAACATAATGCAATCAAAGCTTCATTCCCAAAGAGTTTGCATGTGGTTGGACATCGGTTTAAGGTTACAACTTACAAAAAATTGTTAGGTTTTGTGTCTAAATATGCTTTGAACCTTATTTCAGAAGAACTTGATAGGGTTAAATCAGTGGGGTTTGATAAAAGTAGGTGTGGATGTAGTCTTACATGTACTCATGGTCTTCCTTGTGCGTGTCAATTGGCTTCATTTGGTGTTGGTAGCATACCACTTAAATCAGTACATGTGATGTGGACTCGTTTAAGCTTTGAAGACATTGCTACTGAACAATCTTCATCTGAGTTGTCAATTGATAAAGAGTTTGAGGTCATCGCGAAGCGGTTTAAAGAGTTGGATGTTGCAGGTAAGGTTAACATCAAAAGTAAATTGCAGGATATTGCCTTTCCAGAGAAGACATCTATTTACGCACCAGATCATAAGGTGAAAGCAAAAGGTGCTGTAAAGATGTCTCGTCCTACCAAATTCATGAGATCAACTAAGCGAATCCCTTCTTATTTTGAACATGTGGATTTCTTACACTCACAACATGATAGTTGTGCGAGCAAAAAATCTAATGAAGAAAGCTTACCAGAAATTGTACCAGCAAAATGTATTCCTTTCCTTGATCAGTTCCCTGTAGGGTATCATCCATATATTGTTGATG